The genomic DNA TAGAGCCCGTTGGGGTTCTGCTTCGAGAAGCGCCAGCTGTCGGCGCACATGTCGTCGATGGTGCGCTGGGCCGTCCATCCGAGCAGCTCCTTGGCACGGGTGCAGTCGGCATAGGAGGTGGCGATGTCGCCGGGCCGGCGCGGGGCGATGTGATGTTTAATGGGGAAGCCGCAGGCCTTTTCAAAGGCGTGTACGACATCGAGAACCGAATAGCCGTGGCCGGTGCCGAGATTGATCGCTTCAACGACGTTTTTGTCCGCGATGTAGTCGAGCGCTTTCAGATGCCCAACCGCGAGGTCGACAACGTGGATATAGTCACGCACGCCGGTGCCGTCCGGGGTGTCGTAATCGTTGCCGTAAACAGCCAGATCATCGAGCTTTCCGGTCGCGACCTGGGAGATGTATGGCAGAAGGTTATTGGGGATGCCGTTCGGGTCTTCACCCAAAAGGCCGCTCTCATGCGCGCCAATGGGATTGAAGTACCGCAGCAGCGCCACGCTCCAGGTGGGATCGGCTTCGTGCAGGTCGGTGAGGATCTTTTCAATGAACAGTTTGGTGGTGCCGTACGGATTGGTGGTTGAAAGAGGCATATCCTCCTTGAACGGGACGGGATTGTGCATGCCGTAGACGGTGGCGGAGGAGGAAAAGACGAATTTTTTGCAGCCGAATTTCTCCATCACCTGGCAGAGCACCAGCGTGCCGGTCAGATTGTTGTGATAATATTTGAGCGGAATCTTGCAGCTTTCGCCCACTGCCTTGAGACCCGCGAAATGAATGACCGCGTCAATCTGATTCTGCGCAAAAACGCGTTCGACGCCTTCGCGGTCGAGCAGGTCGACTTCATAGGATTTGAAGCTCTTGCCGGTGATCTTTTCGATGCGGCGCAGCGCCTCCGGTTTCGAGTTTGAGAAATTGTCGAGCACGACGATGTCGCGCCCCGCCTTAAGCAGCTCCACACAGGTGTGGGAACCGATATATCCGGCTCCGCCGGTGACTAAAATAGACATAGGAAAGCCTCCTTATCATAAACGGGTGAAACGCTTTGCTTTCTGTGATTTCAGTATAGTTTCCGCCTTTGCCAATGTCAATGGATTCGAGCAATCATGCAACAAATGTCCATAAACACGCAACATTTGCGCGGAAACCGCAATCGGGTTTTTCACAGCCTTATTTTTCAGTCAGGACTTCAAGGCTTACGCCATCCGAACAGAAAACCACCGTACCGTCCCGGTCGGTGCGGTAAAGCATGATCCCAAACGAATCGAGCCGCCGCAGAATTTCGGCATGCGGGTGCCCGTAGGAATTTTCATAGCCGCAGCTCGCGACGGCGGCGGAAGGGTTGACAGCCCGCAGAAATTTTGCCTGGCTGGAGGTACTGGACCCGTGATGACCCAGCTTGAGCACGTCGGCCCGCAGTTCCCCGGCATCGTAGGCTTCCAGCAGGCTGTTTTCGCTCTCCTTTTCCGCGTCGCCGGTGAACAGGAAGGTCGTTTCGCCATAGTCGAGCCGGAAAACCAGAGATGTGTCGTTGAGCTCCTCCTGATCGTGCTCCACAGGGCCCAGCAGAGTGAGCACCGCGCCTTCCCCAAGAGCATACTGCATCCCGGTTTTTGCGCGGGTGATCCGCAGGCCTTTGTCAGCGATCGTGTCGAGCAGGATTTCATAAGTCCTGGTTGTCGGCAGGATCTCCCCGGGCACCTCCGAAAAAAGCACCTTGTCCACAGGAAATTCGCGCAGCACATCGGCCATACAGCCGATGTGATCGGCGTGCGGGTGGGTTGCGGCCAGCAGATCAATCCGCTTTACGCCCTGGCTGAAAAGATAATCGACGACTGTTTCGGCGTGGTCGGGGTCGCCTGCGTCGATCAGGACGTTCTGCCCGGCGGTCTGGATCAGGATGCTGTCCCCCTGGCCGACATCGATGAAATGCACCGACAGCCGCGCGTCGATCGGGGCGGGCGTGCCGGAAAGCCCGGCAGCCTGATAGAGCCGGTCGATGGCAGACCC from Anaerotruncus rubiinfantis includes the following:
- the galE gene encoding UDP-glucose 4-epimerase GalE; the protein is MSILVTGGAGYIGSHTCVELLKAGRDIVVLDNFSNSKPEALRRIEKITGKSFKSYEVDLLDREGVERVFAQNQIDAVIHFAGLKAVGESCKIPLKYYHNNLTGTLVLCQVMEKFGCKKFVFSSSATVYGMHNPVPFKEDMPLSTTNPYGTTKLFIEKILTDLHEADPTWSVALLRYFNPIGAHESGLLGEDPNGIPNNLLPYISQVATGKLDDLAVYGNDYDTPDGTGVRDYIHVVDLAVGHLKALDYIADKNVVEAINLGTGHGYSVLDVVHAFEKACGFPIKHHIAPRRPGDIATSYADCTRAKELLGWTAQRTIDDMCADSWRFSKQNPNGL
- a CDS encoding ComEC/Rec2 family competence protein, giving the protein MRRKQSTITLLIILTLVLISMGIVLSYGPDAGSAIDRLYQAAGLSGTPAPIDARLSVHFIDVGQGDSILIQTAGQNVLIDAGDPDHAETVVDYLFSQGVKRIDLLAATHPHADHIGCMADVLREFPVDKVLFSEVPGEILPTTRTYEILLDTIADKGLRITRAKTGMQYALGEGAVLTLLGPVEHDQEELNDTSLVFRLDYGETTFLFTGDAEKESENSLLEAYDAGELRADVLKLGHHGSSTSSQAKFLRAVNPSAAVASCGYENSYGHPHAEILRRLDSFGIMLYRTDRDGTVVFCSDGVSLEVLTEK